One part of the Chryseobacterium sp. 7 genome encodes these proteins:
- a CDS encoding SymE family type I addiction module toxin: MKRKRRMNSSKYNEMRNRNLTVSLKSFSRAYGKIVFFPEIRIAGKWVQQCGFQAGDKILVTVCRNQIILEREVDYEG, encoded by the coding sequence ATGAAAAGAAAAAGAAGAATGAACAGCAGCAAATATAATGAAATGCGCAATCGTAACCTTACGGTTTCCCTCAAATCATTTTCAAGAGCATATGGTAAAATAGTGTTCTTCCCGGAAATAAGAATAGCAGGGAAGTGGGTACAGCAATGTGGCTTTCAGGCAGGAGATAAAATACTGGTAACTGTATGCAGAAACCAGATTATTCTGGAAAGGGAAGTAGATTATGAAGGATAA
- a CDS encoding helix-turn-helix transcriptional regulator produces the protein MSYTDMQNKKIHQGRNIKRFREMLGIKQEALAFELGDDWNQKKISLLEQKETVESDILAQVAKILKVPAEAIENFDEEQAVNIISNTFNDQSNGYNYYPNFNFNPLDKMVELYERMLQQQREMIEKLEKILNK, from the coding sequence ATGAGTTACACAGATATGCAAAATAAGAAAATACATCAGGGTAGAAATATAAAGCGTTTCCGCGAAATGCTGGGAATCAAACAGGAAGCACTCGCTTTTGAACTGGGTGATGACTGGAACCAAAAGAAAATCTCCCTTTTAGAGCAAAAAGAAACCGTAGAATCTGATATTCTGGCGCAGGTAGCGAAAATTCTGAAAGTTCCTGCGGAAGCGATTGAGAATTTTGATGAGGAACAGGCAGTGAATATTATTTCTAATACATTTAACGATCAATCAAACGGTTATAACTACTATCCTAATTTCAATTTTAATCCGCTTGATAAGATGGTTGAGCTTTATGAGCGTATGCTTCAGCAGCAGAGGGAGATGATTGAGAAGTTGGAAAAAATACTTAACAAATAA
- a CDS encoding HEPN domain-containing protein, translated as MKTKPLVVEYLIIIKQENTFCNSDVLFLKFLEVDSSLTISGNQLTVSLKKGNKLTVSYSIASDLVPSQEQRYFRFIISSGEGDKINELYDLTKLLEEIIAKLHPEASINILWNDIARKYAVEGYTLINEVENLLRRLIANFMLTKVGYDYPKYHIPNEVESRDSHLKINYSDYLHQTYFSDLKTILFEGQREFTHRNIGDIQRIVEKHISEKKKEISIDDLKGIISKSLWEKYFAKETDYKKENLEKDLEELNSLRNEIAHNRHIDRDTLGKIRNISVKIIKTLNLAIEDLSNKKLSIDEQNFQVSTENSRIVQASPQQERILLKQSIINWYFARYPSITVFEGNEYYRYIDLTIQTNSGKIAIDLRLMSTTFFKLRKQTISDNFDTEEFKQIINNFSEYHLIIAFRDENYPVGIRMVEMLNKSLNSINSKIKLIIGNIDEVQNFNPTIIF; from the coding sequence TTGAAAACAAAACCTTTAGTAGTAGAATACTTAATTATAATTAAGCAAGAAAATACCTTTTGTAATAGTGATGTATTATTTCTAAAATTCTTAGAGGTAGACAGTAGCCTTACAATATCTGGAAATCAACTTACAGTTAGTTTAAAAAAAGGAAATAAGCTTACTGTTTCTTATTCTATAGCTTCCGATTTAGTTCCTTCTCAGGAACAAAGGTATTTTCGATTCATTATTTCAAGTGGAGAAGGTGACAAAATAAATGAGCTTTATGATCTTACAAAATTATTGGAAGAGATTATTGCTAAGTTACATCCAGAAGCAAGTATAAATATTCTTTGGAATGATATAGCACGTAAATATGCTGTTGAAGGTTATACACTAATTAATGAGGTAGAAAATCTTCTAAGAAGACTAATAGCTAACTTTATGCTCACAAAAGTAGGTTATGATTATCCAAAATATCATATTCCAAATGAAGTTGAAAGTAGAGATAGCCATTTGAAAATTAATTATTCTGATTATTTACATCAGACATACTTTAGTGATTTGAAAACTATACTTTTTGAAGGGCAAAGAGAGTTCACACATAGAAATATTGGTGATATTCAACGCATAGTAGAAAAACATATTTCAGAAAAAAAGAAAGAGATTTCAATTGATGATCTGAAAGGTATAATTTCTAAATCTCTATGGGAAAAATATTTTGCAAAGGAAACAGATTATAAAAAAGAAAATTTAGAAAAAGATCTTGAAGAATTAAATTCTTTAAGAAATGAAATTGCACATAATAGACATATAGATAGGGATACCCTTGGTAAAATCCGAAATATTTCTGTAAAAATTATAAAAACACTAAATCTAGCTATAGAAGATTTATCTAATAAAAAATTAAGTATTGATGAGCAAAACTTTCAAGTGAGTACAGAAAATAGTAGAATTGTACAAGCTTCACCACAACAAGAAAGGATTCTTCTCAAACAATCCATAATAAATTGGTATTTTGCCCGATATCCTTCAATCACAGTATTTGAAGGAAATGAATATTATAGATATATTGATTTAACTATTCAAACAAATTCAGGAAAAATAGCTATTGATTTAAGGTTAATGTCAACAACTTTTTTTAAATTAAGAAAGCAAACCATTAGTGATAATTTTGATACAGAAGAATTTAAACAGATAATAAATAATTTTTCAGAATACCATCTCATAATAGCTTTTAGAGATGAAAATTACCCTGTAGGTATACGTATGGTAGAAATGCTAAATAAATCATTAAATTCAATTAATTCTAAAATAAAGTTAATAATTGGTAATATTGATGAAGTGCAAAACTTTAACCCTACAATAATCTTCTAA
- a CDS encoding carboxy terminal-processing peptidase: MLKNFKTVRFLLLLPLSMSLFGFRPPNNEEEKMQIIMVNTKNVLSYLHYSPKPINDAYSKDVYKQYFESIDPTKTYFLQSDMDEFRKYETKLDDYLNSGDLTFYKLTVDKLYQRIDEIDEMTKDIFSKPINLEEDETLTLEPKLKNAPANKQQQYNEWRKYVKYNILQEIASMNRKSEEKKNEDSNNKENNSKPEVLSESEKIKKATENVKDLLEDKFIRFKKRQKMDWFTVYMNAYTHIFDPHTNYYSPQDKEDFDTDFKGKIIGIGAVIQEKKGNLYIGTLSIGAPAWKTKQLSEGDKIIKIKSNPNTDPVNVVDMLSSEAIKLIRGEKGTPITLTVQKKDGTIQDVTMLREEISIEDTFAKSIIINASDKKYGLINLPKFNADFEDKEGRNASDDIKKEIIKLKEQNIEGIVLDLRNNSGGSLTEVGDIMGLFMNAGPYVQVKDSNGKITTLKNKNETPIWNGPLVILQNEFSASAAEILSGVMQDYGRAVIMGSPVSYGKGTVQVFVDLNRFLNTQEDFGSIKLTIQKYYRITGESTQRKGVSSDVPMKDILSYADIGEKYDDYALAWDKIPGTDFNKQNSFNIQALQKISEERIAKNDNYKLLLEYSQWKENLSKGKTIPLKIQKFNDLMKQRNTEGDKFKVLKTLETDLKFTMYPKDIEREKSDTAFKSKSEVWVKNLQKDLYLQEAINIVRDIEVRS, translated from the coding sequence ATGTTGAAAAATTTTAAAACCGTTCGTTTTTTACTTCTTCTTCCCCTTTCAATGTCTTTGTTTGGTTTCCGCCCTCCCAACAATGAAGAAGAAAAGATGCAGATCATTATGGTCAATACAAAGAATGTTCTGTCTTACCTACATTACAGCCCCAAGCCTATTAATGATGCATATTCAAAAGATGTTTATAAACAGTATTTTGAATCAATAGATCCTACAAAAACCTATTTTCTGCAATCTGATATGGATGAGTTTCGTAAATATGAAACCAAACTGGATGATTATCTGAACAGCGGAGATCTGACCTTTTATAAACTGACAGTCGATAAATTGTATCAAAGGATTGATGAAATTGATGAAATGACCAAGGATATTTTCAGTAAACCAATTAATCTGGAAGAAGATGAAACTCTGACTTTGGAGCCCAAACTGAAAAATGCACCAGCCAATAAGCAGCAGCAGTACAATGAATGGAGGAAATATGTGAAATACAATATCCTTCAGGAAATAGCATCTATGAACAGGAAAAGCGAAGAAAAAAAGAATGAAGATTCTAATAATAAAGAAAACAACAGCAAGCCCGAAGTACTAAGCGAGAGTGAAAAGATAAAAAAAGCAACAGAAAATGTTAAAGATCTTCTGGAAGACAAATTTATCCGCTTCAAGAAAAGACAAAAAATGGATTGGTTTACGGTATATATGAATGCTTATACCCATATTTTTGATCCTCATACCAATTATTATTCACCGCAGGATAAAGAAGATTTTGATACGGATTTCAAAGGAAAAATAATCGGGATAGGTGCAGTGATTCAGGAAAAGAAAGGAAACCTTTATATTGGTACATTATCCATTGGAGCTCCGGCATGGAAGACAAAGCAGCTCTCTGAAGGCGATAAAATTATAAAAATAAAATCTAACCCCAATACTGATCCTGTAAATGTTGTGGATATGCTTTCCAGCGAAGCCATAAAATTAATCAGAGGTGAAAAAGGAACTCCAATTACTTTAACGGTACAGAAAAAAGACGGAACTATTCAGGATGTAACCATGCTCCGTGAAGAAATATCCATTGAAGATACTTTTGCTAAAAGTATTATCATAAATGCATCTGATAAAAAATACGGCCTTATTAATTTGCCTAAGTTCAATGCTGATTTTGAAGATAAAGAAGGAAGAAATGCATCTGATGATATTAAGAAAGAAATTATCAAACTCAAGGAACAAAATATAGAGGGAATTGTTCTGGATCTCAGAAATAATTCCGGTGGTTCTTTAACAGAAGTGGGTGATATTATGGGACTTTTTATGAATGCAGGTCCTTACGTACAGGTGAAGGATAGCAATGGAAAGATTACAACCTTAAAGAATAAAAATGAAACTCCCATCTGGAACGGCCCTCTTGTGATTTTACAGAATGAGTTTTCAGCATCTGCTGCAGAAATTTTATCCGGTGTAATGCAGGATTATGGCAGAGCTGTTATTATGGGATCTCCTGTATCTTATGGAAAAGGAACCGTACAGGTATTTGTAGATTTGAACAGATTTCTAAATACCCAGGAAGACTTTGGTTCTATAAAACTAACCATTCAGAAATATTACAGAATTACCGGAGAATCTACACAAAGAAAAGGTGTCAGCTCGGATGTTCCAATGAAAGACATCCTTTCATATGCTGATATAGGTGAAAAATATGATGACTATGCATTAGCTTGGGACAAAATACCTGGAACAGATTTCAACAAGCAAAACTCTTTCAATATTCAGGCTTTGCAGAAAATAAGTGAAGAGAGAATAGCTAAAAACGATAATTATAAATTACTACTTGAATATTCCCAATGGAAAGAAAATTTGAGTAAAGGAAAAACAATCCCTCTGAAGATTCAAAAATTCAATGATCTTATGAAACAGAGAAATACTGAGGGCGATAAATTCAAAGTTTTAAAGACTTTAGAAACTGATCTTAAATTTACGATGTATCCGAAAGATATTGAAAGAGAGAAAAGTGATACAGCATTCAAAAGTAAATCGGAAGTATGGGTTAAAAACCTGCAAAAAGACCTATATCTGCAGGAAGCAATAAATATAGTGAGAGATATTGAAGTAAGATCTTAA
- a CDS encoding ArsR/SmtB family transcription factor, producing MNLRRDVFQAIADPTRRSILILVAAQSMTAGAIASNFDTARPTVSKHLQILTECELLRSEQNGREIIYHLNPNKMKEIADFIEPFRKMWDEKFNKLEDVMKAYQNREV from the coding sequence ATGAATTTAAGAAGAGATGTATTTCAGGCAATAGCAGATCCTACAAGAAGATCTATACTGATACTGGTAGCAGCACAGTCGATGACAGCTGGAGCTATAGCTTCCAATTTTGATACGGCAAGACCTACCGTTTCAAAGCATCTCCAGATCCTTACAGAATGTGAACTGCTGAGGTCTGAACAAAACGGCAGAGAAATTATCTATCACCTAAATCCCAATAAAATGAAAGAAATAGCCGATTTTATAGAACCTTTCCGCAAAATGTGGGACGAAAAATTCAACAAACTTGAAGATGTGATGAAAGCATATCAGAACAGAGAAGTGTGA
- a CDS encoding SRPBCC domain-containing protein, whose product MELKTKIQAEDGRQEIFIIREFDIPVELLFKAYTEAELFEQWMGTKVTKFENKQHGSYRFETSNPHGEVVFSANGTIHDIVQNEKIIRTFQMENTPFPAQIEFLEFEKLTDATSKIIIQTIYKSTDFRDQHLKMPFAQGINMAHNRLQELLGKMR is encoded by the coding sequence ATGGAACTCAAAACAAAAATACAAGCTGAAGACGGCAGACAGGAAATTTTCATTATCAGAGAATTTGATATTCCTGTAGAACTCCTTTTCAAAGCCTATACAGAAGCAGAGCTTTTCGAGCAATGGATGGGAACCAAAGTAACTAAATTCGAAAACAAGCAACATGGAAGTTACCGTTTCGAAACTTCAAATCCTCATGGTGAAGTGGTTTTCAGTGCTAATGGAACCATTCATGATATTGTTCAGAATGAGAAAATTATAAGAACTTTCCAGATGGAAAACACGCCTTTTCCGGCTCAGATTGAGTTTTTAGAATTTGAAAAATTAACGGATGCCACGAGTAAAATTATCATTCAAACCATTTATAAATCCACAGACTTCAGAGACCAGCACCTGAAAATGCCGTTTGCTCAGGGTATTAATATGGCACATAACCGTTTGCAGGAATTATTAGGTAAGATGAGATAA
- a CDS encoding YdeI/OmpD-associated family protein translates to MNPKVNFFFNDAKQWKKEFEKLRTIALSTELVEDLKWGCPCYTYEGKNIFLIHGFKEYCALLFFKGALMKDTDHILIQQSKNVQAARQIRFTNVEQINDLEKILQAYMFEAVEIEESGAKVEMKKTKEFEMVEEFQSKLDENPALSEAFKVLTPGRQRAYLLHFSSAKQSKTREARIEKCIPQIMDGIGLND, encoded by the coding sequence ATGAATCCAAAAGTTAATTTTTTCTTTAATGATGCCAAGCAATGGAAAAAAGAGTTTGAAAAACTAAGAACCATTGCCCTTAGCACCGAGCTCGTAGAAGATTTAAAATGGGGCTGCCCGTGTTATACCTATGAAGGGAAAAATATTTTCCTGATCCATGGTTTTAAAGAATATTGTGCGCTTCTCTTTTTTAAAGGAGCTTTAATGAAAGATACGGACCACATTTTGATTCAGCAGTCTAAAAATGTACAGGCAGCAAGGCAGATTCGTTTTACAAATGTAGAGCAGATCAATGATTTGGAAAAAATTCTTCAGGCTTATATGTTTGAAGCCGTTGAAATTGAAGAATCAGGCGCTAAAGTTGAAATGAAGAAAACAAAAGAATTTGAGATGGTTGAAGAGTTTCAAAGTAAACTGGATGAAAATCCTGCATTATCAGAAGCTTTCAAAGTATTAACTCCGGGAAGACAAAGAGCGTATCTACTCCACTTTTCCTCTGCAAAACAGTCCAAAACCCGTGAAGCCCGCATAGAAAAATGCATTCCACAGATCATGGACGGAATAGGATTAAACGACTAA
- a CDS encoding DoxX family protein has product MKNKDELANFTNLGYPSYLMTIIGVWKILGVIAVLIPKRLLLKEWAYAGFFFVMSGAVISHLIVGDTIGRTFPAVLLFVLVLISWYFRPAERKITVID; this is encoded by the coding sequence ATGAAAAATAAAGATGAGCTGGCCAATTTTACCAATCTCGGCTACCCTTCTTACCTGATGACTATCATTGGAGTATGGAAAATTCTGGGCGTTATTGCCGTATTGATTCCAAAACGTCTCCTGCTTAAAGAATGGGCGTATGCAGGATTTTTCTTCGTTATGTCAGGCGCTGTCATTTCCCACCTGATCGTGGGTGACACGATAGGAAGAACTTTTCCGGCAGTACTACTATTTGTATTAGTACTTATTTCGTGGTATTTCAGACCTGCAGAGAGAAAAATCACTGTTATTGATTAA
- a CDS encoding DUF4256 domain-containing protein has protein sequence MKKKLTQEQINELLKTLKTRFEKNMNRHKDLKWEKIQQKLEASPEKLRSLYEMETTEGEPDVVDYNKKTDEYSFIDCSPESPKRRSLCYDYQAWDARKANKPESNVIDTASEMGIELLTEEQYHHLQELGKFDQKTSSWIKTPNQIRELGGAIFCDRRYNTVFTYHNGADSYYAARGFRGILKV, from the coding sequence ATGAAAAAGAAACTGACCCAGGAACAAATCAACGAGCTTTTAAAAACACTAAAAACTCGTTTTGAAAAAAATATGAACCGCCATAAAGATCTTAAATGGGAAAAAATTCAGCAAAAACTGGAAGCCAGCCCAGAAAAACTAAGGTCTTTATATGAAATGGAAACCACAGAAGGTGAACCCGATGTAGTAGATTACAATAAAAAAACAGATGAATATTCCTTCATCGACTGTTCGCCAGAAAGCCCAAAACGCCGAAGTCTATGCTATGATTATCAGGCATGGGATGCCAGAAAAGCCAATAAACCTGAAAGCAACGTCATTGACACCGCTTCTGAAATGGGTATTGAACTTTTGACAGAAGAACAATACCATCATCTTCAGGAATTGGGAAAATTCGATCAAAAAACCTCCAGCTGGATCAAAACACCAAACCAAATTAGAGAGCTGGGAGGCGCCATTTTTTGCGACAGACGATACAATACCGTATTTACCTATCACAATGGTGCAGACTCTTACTATGCAGCAAGAGGTTTCAGAGGAATATTAAAAGTATAA
- a CDS encoding threonine aldolase family protein, whose amino-acid sequence MKFSFKNDYSEGCHPNILQALLQHNLVQQAGYGEDEYSLKAKALIKEKINNQNSEVFLVSGGTQANLIVISAILKPYQCVISAAPGHILNNETGAIEATGHKVLSIETADGKIKPSDIIPILEGHSNVPHQVMPKLVYISNSTELGTIYRAKELEELSAFCKENKLYLFMDGARLGHGLTAEISDLTLEKVAALTDVFYLGGTKNGALIGEAIVINNPVLQEDFAFNIKQKGALLAKGRLLGIQFMELMKDNLYFDLAKHANQQAMKIKNALQKKGAVFLSDTYTNQIFPILNNDLIEVLSENFEFYVWKKIDENSSAIRLITSWSTDDDAVNRFIELIEQN is encoded by the coding sequence ATGAAATTTTCATTCAAAAACGATTATTCTGAAGGCTGCCACCCCAATATTTTACAGGCACTTTTGCAGCATAATCTTGTACAGCAGGCTGGCTATGGAGAAGATGAGTATTCATTAAAAGCGAAAGCATTAATCAAAGAAAAAATTAACAATCAGAATTCTGAAGTTTTTTTAGTCTCGGGAGGAACGCAGGCTAACTTAATTGTTATTTCTGCGATCTTAAAACCTTATCAGTGTGTCATTTCTGCCGCACCCGGACATATTCTGAATAATGAAACCGGAGCTATTGAAGCCACAGGTCATAAAGTATTAAGCATTGAAACTGCAGACGGGAAAATAAAACCGTCAGATATTATCCCGATTTTAGAAGGACATAGTAACGTGCCACATCAGGTGATGCCTAAGCTGGTGTATATCTCCAATTCTACAGAACTGGGAACAATTTATCGGGCAAAAGAACTGGAAGAACTTTCAGCATTTTGTAAGGAAAATAAATTATACCTTTTCATGGATGGAGCAAGGCTGGGACACGGTCTGACGGCTGAAATCAGTGATCTTACCCTGGAAAAAGTCGCGGCTCTTACCGATGTTTTTTATCTTGGAGGAACCAAAAACGGAGCTTTAATAGGAGAGGCTATAGTGATTAATAATCCTGTTCTTCAGGAAGATTTTGCTTTTAATATTAAACAGAAAGGAGCATTACTGGCAAAAGGAAGGCTGCTGGGAATCCAGTTTATGGAACTGATGAAAGACAATCTGTATTTTGATTTGGCAAAGCATGCTAACCAGCAGGCCATGAAAATTAAAAATGCATTACAGAAAAAAGGAGCTGTATTTCTTTCAGATACTTATACCAACCAGATTTTTCCTATTTTAAACAATGATTTGATTGAAGTATTATCTGAAAACTTTGAATTTTATGTCTGGAAGAAAATAGATGAAAATTCTTCTGCCATTCGTCTTATTACATCATGGAGTACGGATGATGACGCTGTGAACCGTTTTATTGAACTGATTGAACAGAATTAA
- a CDS encoding metal-dependent transcriptional regulator codes for MKTTLTEENYLKALFHLVDNEGKVTINELSKFLNVKMPSVNNMMKKFAEKKWVIYETYKPLIVTENGRREAALVVRKHRLTEMFLVKKMNFGWENVHEIAEQLEHVHSQIFFDKMDEILDHPKFDPHGEPIPDKDGNIISQDLQKLSNCEPGEDVTFASVTLSDDAFLTYLNDRKLLLNTKVKVLKVESFDKSMAIEIDGKTEILSKKATEKILVKK; via the coding sequence TTGAAAACAACCCTAACAGAAGAGAATTACCTGAAAGCTTTGTTTCATTTAGTTGACAATGAAGGTAAGGTTACGATTAATGAGCTCAGTAAATTTTTGAATGTAAAAATGCCGAGTGTCAATAATATGATGAAGAAATTTGCCGAGAAAAAATGGGTCATCTACGAAACTTATAAACCCTTAATCGTTACAGAAAACGGAAGACGTGAAGCTGCGCTTGTAGTTCGTAAACATCGGCTTACCGAAATGTTTTTGGTCAAAAAAATGAATTTTGGCTGGGAAAATGTTCATGAGATTGCAGAACAGCTGGAACACGTACATTCTCAAATCTTTTTTGATAAAATGGACGAAATTCTGGATCATCCTAAATTTGATCCTCACGGAGAGCCTATTCCTGATAAAGACGGAAACATCATCTCACAAGATCTGCAAAAACTAAGCAATTGTGAACCTGGTGAAGATGTAACTTTTGCCTCTGTCACTCTTTCTGATGATGCATTCCTTACTTATTTAAATGACAGAAAACTCCTTCTTAATACCAAAGTAAAAGTCTTAAAAGTGGAAAGTTTTGATAAATCAATGGCTATAGAAATTGATGGTAAAACGGAAATTTTAAGCAAAAAAGCGACGGAGAAAATATTGGTTAAGAAATAA
- the blaIND gene encoding IND family subclass B1 metallo-beta-lactamase — translation MKKSIPFFIMSMLLSPFTNAQTTQVRDFVIEPQIKPNFYIYKTFGIFGGKEYSTNAVYLVTKKGVVLFDVPWQKTQYQSLLDTIQKRHHLPVIAVFATHSHEDRAGDLSFYNNKGIKTYATAKTNELLKKDGKATSTEIIETGKTYRIGGEKFIVDFLGEGHTVDNVVVWFPKYNILDGGCLVKSRTAENLGYTGEANVAQWPQTMAKLKSKYSKASLVIPGHDEWKGGGHVEHTLELLNKK, via the coding sequence ATGAAGAAAAGCATTCCGTTTTTTATTATGTCGATGTTATTAAGTCCATTTACAAATGCCCAGACTACTCAGGTTAGAGATTTTGTGATTGAACCACAAATTAAACCTAATTTCTATATTTATAAAACTTTCGGGATATTCGGTGGAAAAGAATATTCTACCAATGCAGTGTATCTGGTGACCAAAAAAGGAGTTGTTTTATTTGATGTTCCATGGCAGAAAACACAATACCAAAGCTTACTGGATACGATTCAAAAACGCCACCATCTCCCTGTTATAGCGGTATTTGCAACTCATTCTCACGAAGACAGAGCCGGAGATTTAAGTTTTTATAATAACAAAGGAATCAAAACGTATGCAACTGCAAAAACCAATGAGCTGTTAAAGAAAGATGGAAAAGCTACTTCTACAGAAATTATAGAAACAGGAAAAACATACCGAATTGGCGGCGAGAAATTTATAGTTGATTTTCTTGGTGAAGGACACACGGTAGATAATGTAGTGGTATGGTTCCCAAAATACAATATATTAGACGGCGGATGTCTTGTAAAAAGTAGAACTGCGGAGAATCTGGGATACACTGGAGAAGCTAACGTTGCCCAATGGCCGCAGACTATGGCAAAACTAAAATCAAAATATTCAAAAGCCTCCCTGGTTATTCCAGGTCATGATGAATGGAAAGGGGGCGGACATGTAGAACATACACTGGAACTTTTGAACAAAAAATAA
- a CDS encoding aminotransferase class V-fold PLP-dependent enzyme, which yields MNLEIIRQETPGCSDKIFLNSAGASLMPKSVVETTVKFLYEEQEFGGYAAAIRNSEQVNRFYEEAAKLIHAKPSNIAFAGSSTDGYAKALSSISFKEGDCIITTNDDYISNQIAFISLQKRYKIEIIRVANLPDNELDLEDFENLIKKHNPKLIAITHIPTNSGLIQNVEGVGKLCRQYDVLYLVDACQSVGQIVVDVERLNCDFLTATGRKFMRGPRGTGFLFVSDKALNQNMYPLFLDSFGAKWTSFDDFQLIDTAKRFELFERPYAALFGFTEALQYANAIGIEKIESYNRTLADTLRNNLQNSGFRILDKGNRLSSIITFCQEDGGVEKIHKILSENNVFFKENHKTDALIDFTFKNVDHAIRLSPHYFNTLEEIETVSQLLENINH from the coding sequence ATGAATTTAGAGATTATAAGACAGGAAACACCGGGATGTTCGGATAAGATATTTTTAAACAGCGCAGGGGCTTCATTAATGCCAAAATCCGTTGTAGAGACAACAGTTAAGTTTTTATATGAAGAACAGGAGTTTGGAGGATACGCAGCGGCAATAAGAAACTCAGAGCAGGTCAATCGGTTTTATGAAGAGGCTGCAAAATTGATTCATGCAAAACCTTCGAATATTGCATTTGCAGGCAGTTCTACAGATGGCTATGCCAAAGCTTTGTCCAGTATTTCTTTTAAAGAAGGAGATTGTATCATCACTACCAATGACGATTATATATCCAATCAGATTGCTTTTATTTCTTTGCAGAAAAGATATAAGATTGAAATTATACGGGTTGCCAATCTCCCTGATAATGAGTTGGATCTTGAAGACTTTGAAAATTTAATTAAAAAGCATAACCCAAAGTTAATTGCTATTACTCATATTCCTACCAATTCCGGGTTGATTCAGAATGTAGAAGGAGTAGGAAAGCTTTGCAGGCAATACGATGTACTGTACCTTGTAGATGCTTGTCAGTCAGTAGGTCAGATTGTAGTGGATGTTGAAAGATTGAATTGTGATTTTCTGACAGCAACCGGAAGAAAATTTATGCGCGGACCAAGAGGAACTGGATTTCTATTTGTTTCAGATAAGGCGTTAAACCAGAACATGTATCCCTTATTTTTAGATAGTTTTGGAGCAAAATGGACTTCTTTTGATGATTTTCAGCTCATTGATACAGCCAAAAGATTTGAACTTTTTGAAAGACCTTATGCCGCTTTATTCGGTTTTACAGAAGCTTTACAATATGCCAATGCAATAGGGATAGAAAAAATTGAAAGTTATAACCGAACATTGGCAGATACTTTAAGAAATAATCTGCAGAATAGTGGTTTCCGAATTTTGGATAAAGGAAATAGATTAAGCAGTATTATTACCTTTTGCCAGGAAGATGGAGGAGTTGAAAAAATTCATAAAATATTGAGTGAAAATAATGTGTTTTTTAAAGAGAATCATAAAACGGATGCGTTAATTGATTTTACGTTTAAAAATGTAGATCACGCCATCAGATTATCACCTCATTATTTCAATACATTGGAAGAAATTGAAACGGTTTCACAGCTTTTAGAAAATATCAACCATTAA